In the genome of bacterium, the window CTCCTTCATCATCGCTTGCCGGGCGGCGAAGCTGCCGGCATAGAGGGCCATTCCCAGGCCGAGGCTGGAGCCGACGGCGCCGGCCATGCTCAGCTGGCGCAGGTCGGTCGGCAGCGGCTCGGCCGCCGGGCTTCCGGCCTTCTTCTCGATGTCCCGATACAGGGTCATCACGCCGGGGTCGAAGTCGTAGCTCCTCACCTTGGCCGGGTCCAACTCCGGATTCTTTTCGCCCTCGTACTTTTCGCGGTGATAGCGGTTGTATTCGCCGCTGTCGTACCAGGTGGTGTAGGTCGCCGATTTGCGGATCTTGCCGAGGAGCTCCAGCTTTTGAGCCGGGGTCTGGTCGGCCAGGAACTTGTCGTTCTGGAAGAGATCGCCGACCGGCGTGGTGAGATAAGTGCTGATGCGCTTGGTCTCGGGGTCCTTCTCGAACTCGATCTCGTAGACCTTGCCGCCGATCAGGGCCATTTTGGTGTCGGAATAATGGCCCCGGCCCAGCACCTCTTGGAGGTAGGGCACGCGCTTGCCGCCGCCGACGTCTTCGTAACCGACCCGGTAGTTCTTGCCGTTGACCAGCTTGTAGGACTCGTGCTCGCCGATTGGATCCAGCGGCAGCTTTTTCGGGTCGACCCGGCGAGTCACCTCGTCGGTCATGTCGACCGCATCCGTTTCGTCGGGCTTGGTGATATCGCCCGAAGTCTGGCGGAAATAAATGTCGTCCAGGCCCTCGGCTTGGCGCCGGGCCAGTTGGCTTCCCTTATCGATATCGGGGTTCGACAAAATAATGCTGTTCCAAGACATGGGATCCTCCTTCAATAACCTCGGGATCTCCTAAAGCAAGCCTGGGGCCAAAATTTTCAAATTTATAAGTGGTTGATATTAATATATTTTTAATGAAGGAAGGCCAGCTGTTGACTCTTGTTCACAGAAAATACTTCCTAATTTGTGAACTATTCCCAAAAGAAAACCCCTCCGGCCTCACGCCGAAGGGGTTTGTCTGGATAGAAGGGAGAGAAGCTTATTTACGGCGTCGGGCCAGGGCCAAGCCAGCCAAGGGCAGCAGGGCCAGGAGGTTGAAGGCCGAGCCGGCGGCATGGGCAACCATCGAGCAGCCACCGGAAGCTTCGGGCTGGTTCTGGTCGTTGATACCGTCATCGTTGTTTTGGTCGTCGTTGGCGCCATCATCGACTGGAGCTTGCTCGACCACGAAGCGGATATCGAGCACGCCATCCTGGTGGAATTCCCGAGCCTCGTCGAAAAAGGCGATCGGATCGCTTGGCGAGCTCTCGATTTCATCCAAGTTGCCGCCGAAAATCACCTCGACCTTGGCGCCGGACGATTCCAGGGTCAGCGGGAAGGCGCTGCTGATCTCCGCCTTTTCGCTGGTGGACTTGAACTTGATGTTCATTCCATAGCCGATGGGGTCGGTGCCGGTGATCTCGAGCACATTGTTGGCGCTGACGTCGGTGTAACCGAGGAAGGAGAAACCACCGAGCCAACTACCGCCTTCGAATTTCAGCTCGGCGCTAAGCTCGATCACCTCGCCGTCCTTCGGGAAGGCTTCGACCTTGTTGTCGTCGATGCTGTAGATCAGCCGGGTGCTTTCCGCCGATTCGGCCGGAATGGTGACCAGGAGGTGGTCCGCGCTATCCAAGTCCACGCTTTTTAACTCGGCCATGGCTTGGCCAGCGAAGATCAGGTTGAGAGCGAGGAGGCCAAGGGCCAGTTTGTGTTTTCTTTGGGTCTTCATACGATCATCCTTAATAGGCAATTGTGGAGTGCCCGGTTATTGTTGCGATCCCTTGCGGAATCGAAAGAGGGAGATTGCAGGCCGGGGGCCAAGGAGATGGATCGTTGAAATAATTAGAGAAATTGGAAATTAGCGGCCTGAAAAGATGGGGCTCGGGCCGCAAACGTGAAGTTTTGTGAAGTCCTGAGGAGCGAAGCGACGAAGGATCTGCGACCTCCTAAGGTAGATGGTCCATCTTGTGAGGTCGTAGATCCTTCACTTCGTTCAGGATGACATTACGGCTTGATAATTGGGCGATTGGCACTGATCTGGTGGACCGGTTTCCAGCTCGAATCGGGGTCGTATTCGGTCATTTTGAGCGCGGTCTTGGCGGTCCCCCGGCCCAGGTCCTTTTGCAAGACCCGGCCATCGGGCCCGACCAGGAAACTCATGATACCGGAGCTGCCATAGCTCATCGGATAGGCGAGGAGGGCGAAGCCCTGAGTTTGCTTGCCGTCCTGGATGAAGCTCTTGGCGCCGCCCGGAGCCTTTTTGCTCTGCTCGCCCAGGGCTTGAAAATAATAACCGTGATGGATCAACCGCCTCTCGCCGCCGGGCAGGTCTTGAATCGTCGCCTGGCCGATGGCTGGGCCGACCGGGCTGGTCGCGCGGGGATCCTTCGAATCCCAGTAGAGACCGTTCTTTTGCCCGGGATCGCTGACGAAACGCTGGGCGTATTCCTTAACGCCATCGCCGTTGCGGTCCTGCTGGAAATACTCCTGTTGGGCCCGGGCGTAATCCTCGGCGCCGGCGATCGCATCGAGCTCGTTGGCGCCGATGCGGCGGTTGAGGATTTCCTCGCGGCCGGTCTTGGTGTCGAAGGCCCAGGACTTGCCTTGGCGCTTCAAGGGAATCGGGAAGGACCATTGGTCCTGGCCGACGAGGAGGACCGTGCGGTCCTTGCCGAGCGGCGACCAGGAGCTTTGCTCGGCGGCCCGTTTGAGAAAGGCCTGGCGGCGCTCCTGATCTTGCGCCGCATCGCCCGAGGTCCAGAGATCGGAAGCTTCGGGGCCGAAGATTTTTTTCAAGGCCGATTCGGGGTCGGCGCCGGCGAGGGCTTGGACCAAAGCCTGCTGAGCCTGCTCGGGACTGGCGAATTTCTCGGCCGCCCAAAGACTGAAGCTAAAGGCGAGACAGCCCAGGGCCAAGAGCGCCGACATCCATTTTCGGAAAGGGCTTTGCATTTTCGCTCCTCTTAGCGGCGAAAGCCGCCGCCTCCATGAAAGCCACCGCCGCCGAATCCGCCGCCACCGAAGCGGCCGAACCCTCCGCCGCCGCCGCGGCTTTGAAATCCGCGGAAACTATCCTCGCCGCCGAAGTTGCGGTCGCCCCGATCGCCGAACATGTTGGCGTTGGCTTGGCGGTCGCGGCTTCCGGCCATGTCGCGCTGAAAGCTCTGGAGGTTGGATTGGGCCGAGGCCCCGCCGCCCAGGCCGCTGC includes:
- a CDS encoding DUF2950 domain-containing protein, yielding MQSPFRKWMSALLALGCLAFSFSLWAAEKFASPEQAQQALVQALAGADPESALKKIFGPEASDLWTSGDAAQDQERRQAFLKRAAEQSSWSPLGKDRTVLLVGQDQWSFPIPLKRQGKSWAFDTKTGREEILNRRIGANELDAIAGAEDYARAQQEYFQQDRNGDGVKEYAQRFVSDPGQKNGLYWDSKDPRATSPVGPAIGQATIQDLPGGERRLIHHGYYFQALGEQSKKAPGGAKSFIQDGKQTQGFALLAYPMSYGSSGIMSFLVGPDGRVLQKDLGRGTAKTALKMTEYDPDSSWKPVHQISANRPIIKP